In Aspergillus luchuensis IFO 4308 DNA, chromosome 1, nearly complete sequence, the following are encoded in one genomic region:
- a CDS encoding aminopeptidase P family protein (COG:E;~EggNog:ENOG410PIZA;~InterPro:IPR000994,IPR029149,IPR001131,IPR036005, IPR007865;~MEROPS:MER0001733;~PFAM:PF05195,PF00557;~go_function: GO:0030145 - manganese ion binding [Evidence IEA];~go_function: GO:0070006 - metalloaminopeptidase activity [Evidence IEA]) produces the protein MRVSIPPELVSSLGACDISVTVRGEGIDKYPAKQHARKVAMKLGVSSGLIYLVGKPTINWGDSDQPQPFRQRRYFYYLSGADEPDCFLTYDINNDLLVLYVPDFDLHRAIWMGPTLTTDEAERRFDVDKVRYYASLQSDIQSWVEKYNHAAPVYILHSSQQPQFIFRQLNLDDQRLLPAMDAARVVKDDYELRMIRHANKISGLAHRKVLEKIHKMSNEAQIEGLFLDTCVSHGAKNQAYEIIAGSGPNAATLHYVKNNEPLKGRQLVCLDAGAEWECYASDVTRTFPLAADWPSSYARDVYQIVEEMQEECIKRIKPGVRFRDLQVLAHDIAIKGLQKLGVLKPGTVEEIRVSGASAIFFPHGLGHHVGLEVHDVSEKPITGMGLPNRPCRPDFIPAMSQSVPLLEEGMVVTIEPGVYFSKLALANTRKLPQAQYINFEEAEKYIPIGGVRIEDDILVTRTGYENLTTAPKGEEMLEIIRRGIDN, from the exons ATGCGTGTTTCAATCCCGCCGGAGCTTGTCTCGAGCCTTGGTGCCTGCGATATCAGCGTAACGGTGCGCGGCGAAGGGATCGATAAGTATCCAG CCAAACAACATGCGCGCAAAGTCGCAATGAAGCTGGGTGTGTCCAGCGGCCTTATCTACCTGGTTGGGAAACCAACCATCAATTGGGGCGATTCCGACCAACCACAACCCTTTCGACAGCGACGGTACTTCTACTATCTTAGTGGAGCCGATGAGCCGGACTGCTTTCTTACCTACGACATCAACAATGACTTACTGGTTCTCTATGTTCCAGACTTTGACCTGCACCGCGCAATATGGATGGGGCCCACGTTGACCACAGACGAGGCTGAACGGCGGTTTGACGTAGACAAAGTGCGCTACTATGCTTCCCTACAGAGCGATATTCAGTCGTGGGTAGAGAAATACAATCATGCCGCTCCAGTCTACATCCTTCATAGCTCTCAGCAGCCCCAATTCATTTTCCGGCAGCTGAACCTAGATGATCAGCGCTTGCTGCCCGCAATGGATGCGGCGCGGGTGGTCAAAGATGATTATGAGCTTCGTATGATCCGCCACGCCAACAAGATATCCGGGTTGGCCCATCGCAAAGTGCTCGAGAAAATCCACAAGATGTCCAATGAAGCCCAGATCGAaggcctcttcctcgacacCTGCGTGTCGCACGGAGCGAAGAACCAAGCATACGAAATCATTGCTGGTTCGGGACCCAACGCAGCCACCCTCCACTATGTGAAGAACAACGAGCCCCTCAAAGGACGACAGCTGGTCTGTCTGGACGCAGGTGCAGAGTGGGAGTGCTACGCAAGTGACGTGACCCGCACCTTTCCTTTGGCCGCCGATTGGCCCAGTTCATATGCCCGCGACGTCTACCAAATCGTAGAAGAGATGCAGGAGGAGTGCATCAAGCGCATTAAGCCAGGTGTGCGGTTCCGCGACTTGCAGGTGCTTGCCCACGACATAGCCATTAAGGGCTTGCAGAAGCTAGGTGTCCTCAAACCGGGCACCGTGGAGGAGATTCGCGTGTCGGGGGCGTCGGccattttctttcctcacgGATTGGGCCATCACGTTGGACTGGAAGTCCACGACGTGTCCGAGAAGCCAATCACGGGCATGGGGCTGCCTAACAGACCTTGCAGACCCGACTTCATCCCAGCCATGAGCCAGTCAGTCCCCTTGCTCGAGGAGGGCATGGTGGTCACCATCGAGCCAGGCGTTTACTTCTCCAAGCTGGCTCTGGCAAATACCCGGAAACTGCCTCAGGCGCAGTACATCAACTtcgaggaggccgagaaaTACATTCCCATTGGTGGCGTGCGGATAGAAGACGACATCCTGGTCACTCGGACAGGGTATGAGAATCTGACGACGGCGCCAAAGGGCGAGGAAATGCTGGAGATCATCCGGCGCGGGATCGACAATTAG
- a CDS encoding uncharacterized protein (COG:S;~EggNog:ENOG410PZJE): MGQRHNRRRTRPRSRNRSVDPLHLPSHPFSRPVNTCAPAVPSAFDCPEIPAPTWHYGHLLGQKRDRALRMEASTLEAEQYRLFGGVPGDDVGLCYRMLEYFGGLDYIDCPQSLNALPG, translated from the exons ATGGGCCAGAGACATAATCGACGTCGCACACGACCCCGATCTCGAAACCGCAGCGTCGATCCTCTACATCTTCCGTCACACCCTTTTTCACGACCTGTCAATACCTGCGCTCCAGCTGTTCCCTCCGCTTTCGACTGTCCTGAAATACCCGCCCCGACCTGGCACTATGGGCATTTGCTAGGGCAGAAGCGTGATCGTGCGCTGAGGATGGAGGCTTCTACGCTGGAGGCGGAACAGTATCGTCTCTTTGGCGGTGTCCCGGGCGACGATGTTGGTCTCTGTTATCGCATGTTGGAGTACTTCGGTGGACTCGACTATATCGATTG TCCACAGTCCTTAAACGCACTACCTGGGTGA
- the SEC63 gene encoding J domain-containing protein (COG:O;~EggNog:ENOG410PFF7;~InterPro:IPR014756,IPR004179,IPR001623,IPR036869, IPR035892,IPR027137;~PFAM:PF00226,PF02889;~TransMembrane:3 (o12-34i73-94o205-225i);~go_process: GO:0031204 - posttranslational protein targeting to membrane, translocation [Evidence IEA]) gives MSTDYNYDDKGQFFPFFVLTLTSLVTLPLTYNLLRPSKGLENTAPRIKFEFKPEHAELIEAQKRKRLRKERRIKRIITVVVGYAVMAWMAYLIVVTARTVPKVWDPYDILGVSRSADEKAISRHYKRLSLIYHPDKIRPDPAKNETIEMLNERFVELTKAYKALTDEEIRNNYIQYGHPDGKQSMSIGIALPTFIVSEGNSKYTLLVYGALLGVLLPYIVGKWWYGSQRYTKERVLVASAGNIFREYKEDITDGGIVNALSSGAEFKEMLQGPKTDAGLAKLEKKVLAEDSTFLSPEDREIIKGLDESSRRKALALLWAYLGRVDLEDTTLNGEKYEAAPIALSLNEAFTAIALAFGNVRPILGSFRTSQHLIQAVAPGSSPLLQLPHFTEEVVKSVEGADAKEHFTVQKFMSIPEDKRRSLTVGAGLMSEKQYTSAVTVAKQLPVLEVSRAFFKVMGEKVITPSSLVQLVVKARFIPPGYSGDVPPVNPTDLEDIDPDEDDLDAIMGRKPAKNKTTKLVNGVKVEEKVESIQPPLAHAPYLARDHSPRWHIFLADAKQGKMAVPPFTFTTFDKPLFDADGKPTFNVQTLKMQFQAPPQVGDFTFVMNMLCDSYLGLDTKMEITLHIDDPAKAAALDEEDDISEPDEDSIAGQMQALKTGQPPKKKTKKPSDDSSDDDESDTDGDAGDTSDTNTETDVDD, from the exons ATGTCTACCGACTACAATTACGATGACAAG GGACAATTTTTCCCGTTCTTTGTCCTGACCCTCACCAGTCTCGTCACACTCCCTCTTACATATAACCTTCTCCGGCCGAGCAAGG GTCTCGAAAACACCGCTCCCCGGATAAAGTTCGAGTTCAAGCCAGAACATGCAGAGCTTATTGAGGCGCAGAAGCGCAAACGCCTGCGCAAAGAGCGCCGCATTAAGCGCATAATCACCGTTGTCGTGGGTTACGCTGTCATGGCGTGGATGGCCTACCTGATCGTCGTCACCGCGAGGACGGTGCCCAAAGTTTGGGACCCTTATGACATTCTGGGTGTTTCAAGG AGCGCTGATGAGAAAGCCATCTCGAGACACTACAAGCGCCTTTCACTTATTTACCATCCTGACAAGATTCGGCCGGACCCCGCAAAGAATGAGACTATTGAGATGCTCAACGAACGTTTCGTTGAGCTTACCAAGGCGTACAAGGCGCTCACCGACGAGGAAATCCGCAACAATTACATCCAGTATGGCCACCCTGATGGCAAGCAGAGCATGAGCATCGGTATCGCTCTGCCCACGTTCATCGTTTCGGAGGGTAACTCCAAGTACACTCTGCTGGTCTACGGTGCACTGCTTGGTGTTTTGCTGCCCTACATTGTCGGAAAATGGTGGTATGGCTCCCAGCGCTACACTAAGGAACGTGTCCTTGTCGCAAGTGCCGGAAACATCTTCCGCGAATACAAAGAGGACATCACCGATGGCGGCATCGTCAACGCCCTGTCCTCCGGCGCAGAGTTCAAGGAAATGCTTCAGGGACCTAAAACGGATGCTGGACTTGCCAAGCTCGAGAAAAAGGTTCTGGCTGAGGATTCCACTTTCCTGTCGCCCGAGGACCGCGAGATAATCAAGGGTTTGGACGAATCTAGCAGACGCAAGGCTCTGGCATTGCTGTGGGCTTACCTCGGCCGCGTTGACCTGGAAGACACTACACTTAACGGAG AAAAGTACGAAGCTGCACCGATCGCTCTTTCGCTGAATGAAGCTTTCACAGCAATCGCTCTGGCATTCGGTAACGTCCGACCCATCCTGGGTTCTTTCCGGACCTCCCAGCATCTCATCCAAGCTGTTGCGCCTGGCTCGTCCCCTCTCCTGCAGCTCCCCCACTTCACCGAGGAAGTCGTTAAGTCGGTTGAAGGCGCCGACGCGAAGGAACACTTCACCGTCCAGAAGTTCATGAGCATCCCCGAAGACAAGCGTCGCAGCCTCACTGTCGGTGCCGGCCTCATGTCCGAGAAGCAGTACACGTCCGCCGTCACCGTTGCCAAGCAGCTCCCCGTTCTCGAAGTCTCCCGTGCCTTCTTCAAGGTCATGGGCGAAAAGGTCATCACTCCCAGCAGTCTCGTCCAACTGGTCGTCAAGGCCCGCTTCATTCCTCCTGGATACAGCGGAGACGTCCCGCCAGTTAACCCCACCGATCTCGAAGACATCGACCCCGACGAAGATGACCTCGACGCCATCATGGGCCGCAAACCCgccaagaacaagaccaCCAAGCTCGTCAACGGCGTCaaggtcgaagagaaggtcgAATCCATCCAGCCTCCCCTCGCTCACGCCCCCTATCTGGCCCGCGACCACTCGCCCCGGTGGCATATCTTCCTGGCCGACGCCAAGCAGGGCAAGATGGCCGTCCCTCCGTTCACTTTCACTACCTTCGATAAGCCCCTCTTCGACGCCGACGGCAAGCCCACTTTCAACGTCCAGACTCTCAAGATGCAGTTCCAGGCTCCTCCCCAAGTCGGTGACTTTACTTTCGTCATGAACATGCTCTGTGATAGCTACCTGGGTCTCGATACCAAGATGGAAATCACCCTTCACATTGACGACCCGGCCAAGGCGGCCGctttggatgaggaggatgatatcAGTGAACCTGACGAGG ACTCAATAGCCGGCCAAATGCAAGCCCTCAAGACCGGCCAAccacccaagaagaagaccaagaagccCTCTGACGACTccagcgacgatgacgaaAGTGATACCGACGGAGATGCAGGAGATACCAGCGACACGAACACAGAGaccgatgttgatgactaA